In one Scomber japonicus isolate fScoJap1 chromosome 6, fScoJap1.pri, whole genome shotgun sequence genomic region, the following are encoded:
- the LOC128360122 gene encoding serine/threonine-protein kinase DCLK1-like isoform X3, which translates to MELEHFDERDKAQRYTRRGSRGNGLPSPTHSAHCSLYRTRTLQALSVEKKAKKIRFYRNGDRYFKGILYAVSQERFRSLDALLADLTRSLSDNVNLPQGVRTIYSIDGITKITSMDQLVEGESYVCASIEPYKKLDYTKNVNPNWAAGAKTAAALREPSSLGSAKAGYPETKESKDFIRPKLVTIVRSGVKPRKAVRILLNKKTAHSFEQVMTDITDAIMLDSGVVKRIYTVDGKMVSCLQDFFGDDDIFFACGPEKFRYQDDFNLDETECRVAKSQSYGRLPSLQGRSSPRSGGMSRRSKSPSSTGSANGTAGSQLSTPRSGKSPSPSPTSPASLRRRQGSQHSGSSLSLASTKVCSSMDEGDGLGSEVELLDEYPSVPASIAERYKVGRTLGDGNFAVVRECMERSTGREYALKIISKDKCRGKEHMIQSEVSILRRVKHPNIVLLIEEMDTYNELYLVMELVKGGDLFDAITSSNKYTERDASCMLFNLASAIKYLHSLNIVHRDIKPENLLVYEHQDGSKSLKLGDFGLATVVNGPLYTVCGTPTYVAPEIVTEKGYGLKVDIWAAGVITYILLCGFPPFRGSGEDQEALFEQILRGQLDFPAPYWDNVSDTAKALITGMLQVDVDQRFTPVQVLDHPWVNDDGGAENQHQLPVAGKIKKHFNTGPKHNITAAGVSVITTTPLDKEKQVFRRRRHDDVKPAHHLQHSIGAGASYSVNPSLSPNESED; encoded by the exons ATGGAGCTGGAGCACTTTGATGAGAGGGACAAGGCTCAGAGATACACCCGAAGGGGCTCAAGAGGGAATGGGCTCCCCAGTCCCACTCATAGTGCTCACTGCAGCCTGTACAGAACCAGGACACTGCAAGCACTGAGCGTAGAAAAGAAGGCCAAGAAGATACGTTTCTACCGCAATGGAGACCGCTACTTCAAAGGGATTTTGTATGCCGTTTCTCAGGAGAGATTTAGGTCTCTAGATGCACTCCTGGCTGACCTTACAAGAAGTCTCTCAGATAATGTCAACCTGCCCCAAGGGGTGCGGACCATATATTCCATTGATGGCATTACAAAGATCACCAGTATGGACCAGCTGGTGGAAG GAGAAAGCTATGTTTGTGCATCCATAGAGCCCTACAAGAAACTGGattacacaaaaaatgtaaatcccAACTGGGCGGCTGGTGCTAAGACTGCAGCTGCCCTCCGTGAACCTTCTTCCCTCGGTAGTGCCAAGGCTGGATACCCAGAAACTAAGGAGAGTAAGGACTTCATCAGACCCAAACTGGTAACCATTGTCCGCAGTGGCGTGAAGCCTCGCAAGGCCGTACGGATCTTGCTCAACAAGAAGACTGCACACTCCTTTGAGCAAGTCATGACTGACATCACAGACGCCATTATGCTGGACTCAGGAGTTGTCAAAAGGATCTATACCGTTGATGGCAAGATG GTCTCCTGCCTTCAGGATTTTTTTGGAGATGATGATATATTCTTCGCTTGTGGCCCTGAGAAGTTCCGTTATCAAGATGACTTCAATTTGGATGAAACTG AATGCAGGGTGGCAAAGTCTCAATCGTATGGACGGCTCCCCTCCTTGCAGGGACGTTCTTCCCCACGAAGTGGTGGGATGTCCCGCAGAAGCAAGTCTCCCTCATCCACTGGTTCAG CTAATGGGACTGCAGGCAGTCAGTTGTCCACCCCTCGATCTGGAAAATCTCCAAGCCCCTCTCCAACCAGTCCAGCTAGCCTCCGAAGACGCCAg GGATCTCAGCACAGTGGCTCCTCACTGTCTTTAGCTTCTACTAAGGTATGCAGCTCAATGGATGAAGGAGATGGGCTTGGCAGTGAAG TTGAGCTCTTGGATGAGTACCCATCAGTCCCTGCCTCCATAGCAGAGAGGTACAAAGTGGGGAGGACTTTAGGGGACGGAAACTTTGCTGTGGTCCGAGAGTGTATGGAGAGATCCACTGGAAGAGAGTACGCTCTGAAAATCATTAGCAAAGATAAATGCAGAGGAAAG GAGCACATGATCCAGAGTGAGGTGTCGATCCTTCGGCGTGTGAAACATCCCAACATCGTCCTTTTAATTGAGGAAATGGACACCTACAATGAGCTCTATCTAGTAATGGAGTTGGTTAAG GGCGGTGATCTCTTTGATGCCATCACCTCCTCCAACAAATACACAGAGCGGGATGCCAGCTGTATGCTGTTCAATCTGGCAAGTGCCATCAAGTACCTGCACAGTCTCAATATTGTCCACAGAGACATAAAACCAGAAAATCTGTTG GTATATGAGCACCAGGATGGTAGTAAATCTCTGAAGCTAGGGGACTTTGGCCTGGCTACTGTCGTCAACGGGCCCCTCTATACTGTGTGTGGCACTCCTACCTATGTAGCTCCAGAGATCGTTACTGAGAAGGG GTATGGCCTCAAGGTGGATATTTGGGCAGCTGGTGTCATCACTTACATACTGCTGTGTGGCTTTCCTCCTTTCCGTGG CAGTGGTGAAGATCAGGAGGCTCTGTTTGAACAGATTTTGAGGGGTCAGCTTGATTTCCCAGCACCATACTGGGACAATGTGTCTGACACTGCCAAG GCTCTGATCACTGGGATGCTGCAGGTCGATGTGGATCAGAGATTCACACCTGTACAGGTTCTTGACCATCCCTGGGTTAAT GATGATGGTGGTGCAGAGAACCAGCACCAGCTGCCTGTGGCTGGGAAGATCAAGAAGCACTTCAACACAGGGCCCAAACACAACATCACTGCAGCAGGAGTGTCAGTTATTACA ACCACCCCACTTGATAAGGAGAAGCAAGTTTTCAGACGAAGACGCCACGATGATGTGAAGCCCGCTCACCACCTCCAGCATAGTATCGGTGCCGGCGCCTCCTACAGTGTCAACCCCAGCCTCTCCCCCAATGAGTCTGAAGATTAA
- the LOC128360122 gene encoding serine/threonine-protein kinase DCLK1-like isoform X1, whose translation MELEHFDERDKAQRYTRRGSRGNGLPSPTHSAHCSLYRTRTLQALSVEKKAKKIRFYRNGDRYFKGILYAVSQERFRSLDALLADLTRSLSDNVNLPQGVRTIYSIDGITKITSMDQLVEGESYVCASIEPYKKLDYTKNVNPNWAAGAKTAAALREPSSLGSAKAGYPETKESKDFIRPKLVTIVRSGVKPRKAVRILLNKKTAHSFEQVMTDITDAIMLDSGVVKRIYTVDGKMVSCLQDFFGDDDIFFACGPEKFRYQDDFNLDETECRVAKSQSYGRLPSLQGRSSPRSGGMSRRSKSPSSTGSANGTAGSQLSTPRSGKSPSPSPTSPASLRRRQGSQHSGSSLSLASTKVCSSMDEGDGLGSEVELLDEYPSVPASIAERYKVGRTLGDGNFAVVRECMERSTGREYALKIISKDKCRGKEHMIQSEVSILRRVKHPNIVLLIEEMDTYNELYLVMELVKGGDLFDAITSSNKYTERDASCMLFNLASAIKYLHSLNIVHRDIKPENLLVYEHQDGSKSLKLGDFGLATVVNGPLYTVCGTPTYVAPEIVTEKGYGLKVDIWAAGVITYILLCGFPPFRGGEDQEALFEQILRGQLDFPAPYWDNVSDTAKALITGMLQVDVDQRFTPVQVLDHPWVNDDGGAENQHQLPVAGKIKKHFNTGPKHNITAAGVSVITTTPLDKEKQVFRRRRHDDVKPAHHLQHSIGAGASYSVNPSLSPNESED comes from the exons ATGGAGCTGGAGCACTTTGATGAGAGGGACAAGGCTCAGAGATACACCCGAAGGGGCTCAAGAGGGAATGGGCTCCCCAGTCCCACTCATAGTGCTCACTGCAGCCTGTACAGAACCAGGACACTGCAAGCACTGAGCGTAGAAAAGAAGGCCAAGAAGATACGTTTCTACCGCAATGGAGACCGCTACTTCAAAGGGATTTTGTATGCCGTTTCTCAGGAGAGATTTAGGTCTCTAGATGCACTCCTGGCTGACCTTACAAGAAGTCTCTCAGATAATGTCAACCTGCCCCAAGGGGTGCGGACCATATATTCCATTGATGGCATTACAAAGATCACCAGTATGGACCAGCTGGTGGAAG GAGAAAGCTATGTTTGTGCATCCATAGAGCCCTACAAGAAACTGGattacacaaaaaatgtaaatcccAACTGGGCGGCTGGTGCTAAGACTGCAGCTGCCCTCCGTGAACCTTCTTCCCTCGGTAGTGCCAAGGCTGGATACCCAGAAACTAAGGAGAGTAAGGACTTCATCAGACCCAAACTGGTAACCATTGTCCGCAGTGGCGTGAAGCCTCGCAAGGCCGTACGGATCTTGCTCAACAAGAAGACTGCACACTCCTTTGAGCAAGTCATGACTGACATCACAGACGCCATTATGCTGGACTCAGGAGTTGTCAAAAGGATCTATACCGTTGATGGCAAGATG GTCTCCTGCCTTCAGGATTTTTTTGGAGATGATGATATATTCTTCGCTTGTGGCCCTGAGAAGTTCCGTTATCAAGATGACTTCAATTTGGATGAAACTG AATGCAGGGTGGCAAAGTCTCAATCGTATGGACGGCTCCCCTCCTTGCAGGGACGTTCTTCCCCACGAAGTGGTGGGATGTCCCGCAGAAGCAAGTCTCCCTCATCCACTGGTTCAG CTAATGGGACTGCAGGCAGTCAGTTGTCCACCCCTCGATCTGGAAAATCTCCAAGCCCCTCTCCAACCAGTCCAGCTAGCCTCCGAAGACGCCAg GGATCTCAGCACAGTGGCTCCTCACTGTCTTTAGCTTCTACTAAGGTATGCAGCTCAATGGATGAAGGAGATGGGCTTGGCAGTGAAG TTGAGCTCTTGGATGAGTACCCATCAGTCCCTGCCTCCATAGCAGAGAGGTACAAAGTGGGGAGGACTTTAGGGGACGGAAACTTTGCTGTGGTCCGAGAGTGTATGGAGAGATCCACTGGAAGAGAGTACGCTCTGAAAATCATTAGCAAAGATAAATGCAGAGGAAAG GAGCACATGATCCAGAGTGAGGTGTCGATCCTTCGGCGTGTGAAACATCCCAACATCGTCCTTTTAATTGAGGAAATGGACACCTACAATGAGCTCTATCTAGTAATGGAGTTGGTTAAG GGCGGTGATCTCTTTGATGCCATCACCTCCTCCAACAAATACACAGAGCGGGATGCCAGCTGTATGCTGTTCAATCTGGCAAGTGCCATCAAGTACCTGCACAGTCTCAATATTGTCCACAGAGACATAAAACCAGAAAATCTGTTG GTATATGAGCACCAGGATGGTAGTAAATCTCTGAAGCTAGGGGACTTTGGCCTGGCTACTGTCGTCAACGGGCCCCTCTATACTGTGTGTGGCACTCCTACCTATGTAGCTCCAGAGATCGTTACTGAGAAGGG GTATGGCCTCAAGGTGGATATTTGGGCAGCTGGTGTCATCACTTACATACTGCTGTGTGGCTTTCCTCCTTTCCGTGG TGGTGAAGATCAGGAGGCTCTGTTTGAACAGATTTTGAGGGGTCAGCTTGATTTCCCAGCACCATACTGGGACAATGTGTCTGACACTGCCAAG GCTCTGATCACTGGGATGCTGCAGGTCGATGTGGATCAGAGATTCACACCTGTACAGGTTCTTGACCATCCCTGGGTTAAT GATGATGGTGGTGCAGAGAACCAGCACCAGCTGCCTGTGGCTGGGAAGATCAAGAAGCACTTCAACACAGGGCCCAAACACAACATCACTGCAGCAGGAGTGTCAGTTATTACA ACCACCCCACTTGATAAGGAGAAGCAAGTTTTCAGACGAAGACGCCACGATGATGTGAAGCCCGCTCACCACCTCCAGCATAGTATCGGTGCCGGCGCCTCCTACAGTGTCAACCCCAGCCTCTCCCCCAATGAGTCTGAAGATTAA
- the LOC128360122 gene encoding serine/threonine-protein kinase DCLK1-like isoform X2: protein MELEHFDERDKAQRYTRRGSRGNGLPSPTHSAHCSLYRTRTLQALSVEKKAKKIRFYRNGDRYFKGILYAVSQERFRSLDALLADLTRSLSDNVNLPQGVRTIYSIDGITKITSMDQLVEGESYVCASIEPYKKLDYTKNVNPNWAAGAKTAAALREPSSLGSAKAGYPETKESKDFIRPKLVTIVRSGVKPRKAVRILLNKKTAHSFEQVMTDITDAIMLDSGVVKRIYTVDGKMVSCLQDFFGDDDIFFACGPEKFRYQDDFNLDETECRVAKSQSYGRLPSLQGRSSPRSGGMSRRSKSPSSTGSANGTAGSQLSTPRSGKSPSPSPTSPASLRRRQGSQHSGSSLSLASTKVCSSMDEGDGLGIELLDEYPSVPASIAERYKVGRTLGDGNFAVVRECMERSTGREYALKIISKDKCRGKEHMIQSEVSILRRVKHPNIVLLIEEMDTYNELYLVMELVKGGDLFDAITSSNKYTERDASCMLFNLASAIKYLHSLNIVHRDIKPENLLVYEHQDGSKSLKLGDFGLATVVNGPLYTVCGTPTYVAPEIVTEKGYGLKVDIWAAGVITYILLCGFPPFRGSGEDQEALFEQILRGQLDFPAPYWDNVSDTAKALITGMLQVDVDQRFTPVQVLDHPWVNDDGGAENQHQLPVAGKIKKHFNTGPKHNITAAGVSVITLERDFTIQRSGSLDHYQHTGLYWIRPPHLIRRSKFSDEDATMM from the exons ATGGAGCTGGAGCACTTTGATGAGAGGGACAAGGCTCAGAGATACACCCGAAGGGGCTCAAGAGGGAATGGGCTCCCCAGTCCCACTCATAGTGCTCACTGCAGCCTGTACAGAACCAGGACACTGCAAGCACTGAGCGTAGAAAAGAAGGCCAAGAAGATACGTTTCTACCGCAATGGAGACCGCTACTTCAAAGGGATTTTGTATGCCGTTTCTCAGGAGAGATTTAGGTCTCTAGATGCACTCCTGGCTGACCTTACAAGAAGTCTCTCAGATAATGTCAACCTGCCCCAAGGGGTGCGGACCATATATTCCATTGATGGCATTACAAAGATCACCAGTATGGACCAGCTGGTGGAAG GAGAAAGCTATGTTTGTGCATCCATAGAGCCCTACAAGAAACTGGattacacaaaaaatgtaaatcccAACTGGGCGGCTGGTGCTAAGACTGCAGCTGCCCTCCGTGAACCTTCTTCCCTCGGTAGTGCCAAGGCTGGATACCCAGAAACTAAGGAGAGTAAGGACTTCATCAGACCCAAACTGGTAACCATTGTCCGCAGTGGCGTGAAGCCTCGCAAGGCCGTACGGATCTTGCTCAACAAGAAGACTGCACACTCCTTTGAGCAAGTCATGACTGACATCACAGACGCCATTATGCTGGACTCAGGAGTTGTCAAAAGGATCTATACCGTTGATGGCAAGATG GTCTCCTGCCTTCAGGATTTTTTTGGAGATGATGATATATTCTTCGCTTGTGGCCCTGAGAAGTTCCGTTATCAAGATGACTTCAATTTGGATGAAACTG AATGCAGGGTGGCAAAGTCTCAATCGTATGGACGGCTCCCCTCCTTGCAGGGACGTTCTTCCCCACGAAGTGGTGGGATGTCCCGCAGAAGCAAGTCTCCCTCATCCACTGGTTCAG CTAATGGGACTGCAGGCAGTCAGTTGTCCACCCCTCGATCTGGAAAATCTCCAAGCCCCTCTCCAACCAGTCCAGCTAGCCTCCGAAGACGCCAg GGATCTCAGCACAGTGGCTCCTCACTGTCTTTAGCTTCTACTAAGGTATGCAGCTCAATGGATGAAGGAGATGGGCTTGGCA TTGAGCTCTTGGATGAGTACCCATCAGTCCCTGCCTCCATAGCAGAGAGGTACAAAGTGGGGAGGACTTTAGGGGACGGAAACTTTGCTGTGGTCCGAGAGTGTATGGAGAGATCCACTGGAAGAGAGTACGCTCTGAAAATCATTAGCAAAGATAAATGCAGAGGAAAG GAGCACATGATCCAGAGTGAGGTGTCGATCCTTCGGCGTGTGAAACATCCCAACATCGTCCTTTTAATTGAGGAAATGGACACCTACAATGAGCTCTATCTAGTAATGGAGTTGGTTAAG GGCGGTGATCTCTTTGATGCCATCACCTCCTCCAACAAATACACAGAGCGGGATGCCAGCTGTATGCTGTTCAATCTGGCAAGTGCCATCAAGTACCTGCACAGTCTCAATATTGTCCACAGAGACATAAAACCAGAAAATCTGTTG GTATATGAGCACCAGGATGGTAGTAAATCTCTGAAGCTAGGGGACTTTGGCCTGGCTACTGTCGTCAACGGGCCCCTCTATACTGTGTGTGGCACTCCTACCTATGTAGCTCCAGAGATCGTTACTGAGAAGGG GTATGGCCTCAAGGTGGATATTTGGGCAGCTGGTGTCATCACTTACATACTGCTGTGTGGCTTTCCTCCTTTCCGTGG CAGTGGTGAAGATCAGGAGGCTCTGTTTGAACAGATTTTGAGGGGTCAGCTTGATTTCCCAGCACCATACTGGGACAATGTGTCTGACACTGCCAAG GCTCTGATCACTGGGATGCTGCAGGTCGATGTGGATCAGAGATTCACACCTGTACAGGTTCTTGACCATCCCTGGGTTAAT GATGATGGTGGTGCAGAGAACCAGCACCAGCTGCCTGTGGCTGGGAAGATCAAGAAGCACTTCAACACAGGGCCCAAACACAACATCACTGCAGCAGGAGTGTCAGTTATTACA CTTGAACGGGACTTTACCATCCAGAGGTCAGGGTCTTTGGACCACTACCAGCATACAGGATTGTACTGGATAAG ACCACCCCACTTGATAAGGAGAAGCAAGTTTTCAGACGAAGACGCCACGATGATGTGA